In Microaerobacter geothermalis, the following are encoded in one genomic region:
- a CDS encoding helix-turn-helix domain-containing protein: MANEITLRDMSERIGVSHAYLSDIENNRGCPLR; encoded by the coding sequence CTGGCAAACGAAATCACTCTCAGGGATATGTCCGAGAGAATCGGCGTGTCTCATGCTTATTTGAGTGATATCGAAAACAACCGTGGCTGCCCCTTACGTTAG